Below is a genomic region from Streptomyces sp. RPA4-2.
ACGGGGATTTCCCCGCACCGGTGAAATACGGCTATCTGAGTGTCGGCCAAGTGGAGGAAGGCCCGGCGGGCCTGCTGGGCAGGACCGTGTTCTGCCTGTATCCGCACCAGACCCGCTACGTCGTCCCGGCAAGCGCCGTGACGGTCGTACCGGACGCAGTGCCCGCGGCCCGTGCCGTCCTCGCCGGGACGGTGGAGACCGCGGTGAACGCCCTGTGGGACGCCGCTCCGCTGGTCGGCGACCGGATCGCGGTGGTCGGCGGCGGCATGGTCGGCTGCTCCGTCGCCGCCCTCCTGGCCCGCTTCCCGGGCGTACGGGTGCAGCTCGTCGACGCCGATCCCGCGCGCGCCGGCATCGCCCGGTCCCTGGGCGTCGACTTCGCACTGCCCGCGGAAGCCGCCGGTGAGTGCGACCTCGTCGTGCACGCCAGCGCCACCGAGGCCGGACTCGGCCGGGCGCTGGAACTCCTCGCCCGCGAGGGGACCGTCCTCGAGATGAGCTGGTACGGCGACCGGCGGGTCAGCTTGCCGCTGGGGGAGGCCTTCCACTCGCGGCGCCTGGTCGTACGCAGCAGCCAGGTGGGTTCCGTTTCACCGGCGGCCCGGCCCGGCCGGACGTACGCCGACCGCCTCGCGCTCGCCCTCGAACTGCTCGCCGAGCCCGCCTTCGACGCTCTCGTCACCGGGGAGTGCGACTTCGCGGAACTGCCCGGTGTGATGGCGAAACTCGCCTCCGGATCGATACCCGGGTTGTGTCATCGCGTCGTCTACGACGGAGTTTGAGCATCGGGCGACCGGTCTGACCTCCGAAGACTGCGAAGAAAGGGGAACAGGCGACTGAACAAGGAGAACGGGGCAGCCGTACTACACGGCATGGTCCCGGCAGGGGATCAGACGTGCCGCACCTGGAGGGTCGTCCGTTGTTCAGCATCACCGTCCGCGATCACCTGATGATCGCCCACAGCTTCCGTGGCGAGGTCTTCGGCCCCGCGCAGCGCCTGCACGGAGCGACGTTCCTGGTGGACGCCACGTTTCGCCGCGCCGAACTCGACGAGGACAACATCGTCGTCGACATCGGTCTGGCCACCCAGGAACTCGGCGCCGTCGTCAGCGCGTTGAACTACCGCAACCTCGACAACGAGCCGGACTTCAAGAACACGAACACCTCGACGGAGTTCCTGGCCAAGGTCGTCGCCGACCGCCTCGCCGAGCGTGTGCACGCCGGGGCGCTGGGCGAAGGCGCCCACGGCCTCTCCGGCATCACGGTCACCCTGCACGAATCACACATCGCGTGGGCGAGTTACGAGCGTGTCCTGTGACCGACACGACCATCGGCCGGCCGGCCGCGGACAGCGACCAGTCGGCCCTGAACTACGTGCCCGTCCAGCACACCGCTCTCAAGAATGCGGCGATCATCCCCATGTCCCTGCGCTCTGTGCACTTCGTGATGCCGGGCGGCGTCGACGACGCGTCCGCGCCCAGCGGCGGCAACGCCTACGACCGGCGGCTGTGCCTGGACCTTCCCGGCTTCGGCTGGCAGGTCCACCGGCACGCCGTCCCGGGAGACTGGCCGCGGCCCGCGACCGCGGCCCGTACGGAACTCGCCCGCACCCTGGCCGAACTGGCGGACGACACGATCGTCCTCCTCGACGGCATCGTCGCGTGCGGCGTCCCCGAGATCATCGTCCCCGAGGCCGAACGGCTGCGCCTCGTCGTCCTGGTGCACCTGCCGCTCGGCGACGAGACCGGCCTCGCACCGGCCGTGGCCGCGGACCTGGACGCGCGGGAACGCACGACCCTGCGGGCCGTGTCCGCCGTCGTCGCCACCAGCGACTGGGCGGTCCGCCGGCTCGTCGCCCACCACGGACTCGCCCCCGACCGCGTGCATGTCGCCGCCCCCGGCGCCGACATCGCGCCGCTCGCCTCCGGCACCGACGGCGTCTCGCGGCTGCTGTGCGTCGCGGCGGTCACCCCGCGCAAGGGCCAGCACCGGCTGATCGAGGCCCTCGCCACCGTCACCGACCTGCCCTGGAGCTGCGTCTGCGTCGGCGGACTCACCCAGGACCCGGCGTACGTCGCCCAACTGCGCGGCCTGATCGAGAAGTACGGCCTCGGCGACCGGCTGCACCTCGCCGGACCGCAGGCGGGAGCGGAACTCGACGCCAGCTACGCCGCGGCCGACCTCATGGTCCTCACCTCGTACGCCGAGACGTACGGCATGGCCGTCACCGAGGCGCTCGCCCGGGGCATTCCCGTGCTGGCGACGGATGTCGGCGGCCTGCCCGAAGCGGTCGGGCGCGCGCCCGACGGCGGGGTGCCCGGCATCCTCGTCCCCCCGGAGAACCCGGCCGCCCTGGCCGTGGAACTGCGCGGCTGGTTCGGCGAGGCCGATGTGCGCCGCCGGCTGAAGGCGGCCGCCCGCGGCCGGCGCGCCGCGCTGGACGGCTGGGCCGCCACGGCCCGCAGCCTGGCGGGCGTACTGGCACGGCTTCCGCAGGAACCCCGGAGGGCGGCATGAGTATGACGGCGACCGGGTCGGACGCTCCCGGGCAGGGGGCGCCGCGTGCGGCCGGGACCGGCACGGCGGGCCAGGATGTGACACCGTCCGGCACCGGCGCGGCGGGGGACGGTGTGCAGCGGGCCGGGACCGGCGTGGCGGGCCAGGACGAAAAGCGGGTCGTTCCCGGGGCCGGCCCCACCACGAGCGGTTCGGACGCTCCGGGGCGGCGCGCGGACACGCCCGACGACGACATGCCCCGTTACGCCCCTCAGTGGCTCCAGTTGCGGGAGGGCGCCGACGCCGCCGCACGGGCGG
It encodes:
- a CDS encoding zinc-binding alcohol dehydrogenase; its protein translation is MELTARAFWLDSPGHGEIREVALSAPAEGEVLVRTLYSGVSRGTESLVFRGGVPKSQHASMRAPFQDGDFPAPVKYGYLSVGQVEEGPAGLLGRTVFCLYPHQTRYVVPASAVTVVPDAVPAARAVLAGTVETAVNALWDAAPLVGDRIAVVGGGMVGCSVAALLARFPGVRVQLVDADPARAGIARSLGVDFALPAEAAGECDLVVHASATEAGLGRALELLAREGTVLEMSWYGDRRVSLPLGEAFHSRRLVVRSSQVGSVSPAARPGRTYADRLALALELLAEPAFDALVTGECDFAELPGVMAKLASGSIPGLCHRVVYDGV
- a CDS encoding 6-carboxytetrahydropterin synthase, which produces MFSITVRDHLMIAHSFRGEVFGPAQRLHGATFLVDATFRRAELDEDNIVVDIGLATQELGAVVSALNYRNLDNEPDFKNTNTSTEFLAKVVADRLAERVHAGALGEGAHGLSGITVTLHESHIAWASYERVL
- a CDS encoding glycosyltransferase family 4 protein, whose amino-acid sequence is MTDTTIGRPAADSDQSALNYVPVQHTALKNAAIIPMSLRSVHFVMPGGVDDASAPSGGNAYDRRLCLDLPGFGWQVHRHAVPGDWPRPATAARTELARTLAELADDTIVLLDGIVACGVPEIIVPEAERLRLVVLVHLPLGDETGLAPAVAADLDARERTTLRAVSAVVATSDWAVRRLVAHHGLAPDRVHVAAPGADIAPLASGTDGVSRLLCVAAVTPRKGQHRLIEALATVTDLPWSCVCVGGLTQDPAYVAQLRGLIEKYGLGDRLHLAGPQAGAELDASYAAADLMVLTSYAETYGMAVTEALARGIPVLATDVGGLPEAVGRAPDGGVPGILVPPENPAALAVELRGWFGEADVRRRLKAAARGRRAALDGWAATARSLAGVLARLPQEPRRAA